One window from the genome of Chiloscyllium plagiosum isolate BGI_BamShark_2017 chromosome 31, ASM401019v2, whole genome shotgun sequence encodes:
- the LOC122565135 gene encoding uncharacterized protein LOC122565135, whose product MTCLPRRWVSWSCVCSLAVISSILVRVTSIAELVFSRSFTNSETRFYSTDCTILDDDPPLDHPIQQELQFPMGRKMVPLSPLHHVSTMSKNEQGSCGMPGAQQPFEDGVDARDAGVSADTTCVASCSRGSFCHNPVRCVLKVPPERPLDTTCKHGEECSGFLQSLYCSVFNKIWLLVQKLVCCSCIKCARTSRVKESNTPRTQTYL is encoded by the exons ATGACTTGCCTTCCGAGACGCTGGGTCTCCTGGTCATGCGTCTGCAGCTTGGCCGTTATCAGTTCCATCCTGGTCCGGGTCACCTCTATCGCTGAATTGGTCTTTTCTCGGAGTTTCACGAACTCTGAGACCAGGTTCTACTCCACAG ATTGTACTATCCTGGATGACGACCCTCCTCTCGATCACCCCATTCAGCAGGAGCTCCAATTCCCTATGGGGAGAAAAATGGTGCCGTTATCCCCTCTCCACCATGTTTCAACCATGTCCAAGAATGAGCAGGGCAGCTGTGGAATGCCAGGTGCACAACAGCCTTTTGAAGACGGTGTAGATGCAAGGGATGCTGGTGTTTCGGCAGATACCACCTGTGTGGCAAGTTGTTCCAG AGGGAGCTTTTGCCACAACCCTGTAAGGTGTGTGTTAAAGGTTCCTCCAGAGAGACCCCTGGACACAACCTGCAAGCATGGTGAAGAGTGTTCAGGGTTTCTTCAAAgcttgtactgttctgtgttcaatAAAATTTGGTTGCTTGTccagaagttggtgtgttgcagttgcatcaagtgtgcaAGAACCTCAAGAGTAAAAGAATCTAACACTCCCAGGACACAAACGTACTTGTAG